The Cohnella abietis genome has a segment encoding these proteins:
- a CDS encoding ABC transporter permease — protein MKSSRAIYLEVGGILAAVFTALLCGFIVILFTSSEPFTAISALLLDPLSSTFNIGTILNKAVPLILTGLALSVVFQSGVFSMGAEGQLYIGAFVGALAGVYLPVMSPWIHMPLVLICAMIGGALYGAIPGLLKAYLNASEIVTTLMLNFVAILTTSYFVNNQFKAANGGGYARMENISKDILLPKLFPGMNAHAGILIALLAVVVVYLLMYKTSIGYELRLVGKNGHFARYGGIATRKVIVVSVMISGGIAGLAGIVEILGIHQTFKENFSASLGFDGIIIALLARNHPIGVLIAALFYAYIQVGAQTMQFGSDMPREVAVIIQVMLVLLVSAQAIFTYLKQRYAKTGQKAVK, from the coding sequence ATGAAATCGTCCAGAGCGATTTATTTGGAAGTGGGAGGCATCCTAGCGGCGGTCTTTACGGCGCTGTTGTGCGGATTCATTGTAATTCTGTTCACGAGTAGTGAGCCGTTTACCGCGATCAGCGCCTTGCTCCTTGATCCGTTATCCAGCACTTTCAATATCGGAACGATACTCAACAAAGCGGTTCCGCTAATATTGACTGGACTCGCGTTATCCGTCGTGTTCCAGTCTGGAGTATTTAGCATGGGAGCCGAAGGACAATTATACATTGGTGCCTTCGTTGGGGCACTAGCCGGTGTATACCTCCCGGTTATGAGTCCATGGATTCATATGCCGCTTGTCTTGATTTGTGCGATGATAGGTGGCGCCTTGTATGGGGCAATACCGGGATTACTGAAGGCATATTTGAATGCAAGTGAAATTGTAACGACCTTAATGCTCAACTTTGTGGCTATCCTCACTACCTCCTATTTTGTTAACAACCAGTTCAAAGCAGCGAATGGTGGAGGGTACGCAAGAATGGAGAACATTAGCAAGGACATTCTTCTTCCGAAGCTTTTTCCGGGAATGAATGCTCACGCAGGCATCTTGATTGCTCTTCTGGCAGTAGTAGTCGTCTACTTGCTTATGTACAAAACCTCTATCGGTTATGAGTTAAGGCTTGTCGGGAAAAATGGACATTTCGCTCGGTACGGCGGTATTGCTACTCGTAAAGTTATCGTAGTTAGCGTTATGATCAGCGGCGGGATAGCTGGATTGGCTGGTATCGTGGAAATTCTCGGTATTCACCAGACATTCAAGGAAAATTTCTCTGCCAGCCTCGGATTTGATGGAATTATCATCGCACTTCTGGCCCGTAATCACCCGATTGGTGTTCTCATCGCTGCTCTGTTCTATGCTTACATTCAGGTAGGGGCACAAACAATGCAATTCGGAAGTGATATGCCTCGTGAGGTGGCGGTCATCATCCAGGTTATGCTCGTGCTTCTGGTATCCGCGCAAGCTATTTTCACTTATCTCAAACAAAGATATGCAAAAACCGGACAAAAGGCGGTGAAGTAA
- a CDS encoding ABC transporter ATP-binding protein — protein MPILLEMKNIHKVYPNGTVANRGVDLNIHEGEIHALVGENGAGKSTIMKILFGLEAPTSGMIEYKGQAISFEGPRDAIKHGMGMVHQHFMLAPSLTVSENIVLGDEPKKGFMSMFRDRAKEFNEVERLISTYGLKVNPQAKVETIPVGQKQRVEILKVLYRGAKLIILDEPTAVLTPQETDELFDSIKALVSEGHTIIFITHKLREVMQISNRITVLRAGKTIATLNTKDTNQEEISRLMVGREVLFRVDKIPAEPKDVVLSVRNLEALDDKGSLALKGISLDIRGGEVLGIAGVEGNGQTELVETITGLRKAGAGQIIYQGKELLGTSVAEIRRLKVGHIPEDRQTSGACLTSSIAENLILDQYRNPEFKRGPFLNKKKIKLFAKTMMEMFDVRAQNEDIMAGALSGGNLQKVVVARELSKNPRLLLASQPTRGVDIGAIEFIHREIIKRRDGGAAVMVVSAELSEVMALSDRIAVLYEGEIVAVLDNSPDLTEQEIGCYMLGVKKQEQEVAR, from the coding sequence ATGCCGATTTTACTTGAGATGAAAAATATTCACAAAGTGTATCCTAATGGAACCGTGGCTAACCGAGGCGTCGACCTGAACATCCATGAAGGCGAGATTCATGCTTTAGTGGGTGAAAACGGTGCAGGCAAATCGACCATAATGAAAATTTTGTTCGGTTTGGAAGCTCCAACGAGCGGAATGATTGAATATAAGGGTCAAGCAATTAGCTTTGAAGGGCCAAGAGACGCGATTAAGCATGGTATGGGGATGGTGCATCAGCATTTCATGCTCGCTCCATCTTTGACAGTGTCTGAGAATATCGTGCTCGGCGATGAGCCGAAAAAAGGCTTTATGTCCATGTTCCGTGACCGCGCGAAGGAATTCAATGAAGTTGAGCGTTTGATTTCAACCTATGGGTTGAAAGTAAACCCGCAGGCCAAAGTTGAGACCATCCCGGTAGGACAGAAGCAACGGGTGGAAATTCTGAAGGTTTTGTATCGCGGTGCTAAGCTAATTATTCTAGATGAACCGACTGCCGTATTAACGCCGCAGGAAACGGACGAGCTGTTTGACTCCATAAAAGCGCTTGTCAGCGAAGGTCACACGATCATTTTTATTACCCACAAGCTACGTGAGGTTATGCAAATTTCTAACCGCATTACAGTGCTGCGGGCAGGCAAGACCATTGCAACCTTGAATACGAAGGATACGAATCAAGAAGAAATCTCACGTCTGATGGTTGGACGCGAAGTCTTGTTCCGCGTGGATAAGATTCCAGCAGAGCCGAAGGATGTTGTGTTATCTGTTCGCAATCTTGAAGCATTGGACGATAAGGGCTCTCTCGCACTTAAAGGGATTTCCTTAGATATCCGTGGCGGTGAAGTTCTCGGAATTGCCGGAGTGGAAGGCAATGGTCAAACCGAATTGGTGGAAACCATTACAGGGCTCCGTAAAGCGGGTGCTGGCCAAATTATTTATCAAGGTAAGGAGCTGCTCGGCACTAGTGTTGCTGAGATTCGTCGCCTGAAAGTCGGACACATTCCAGAAGATCGACAAACCTCCGGGGCTTGTCTGACTTCGTCTATTGCGGAAAACCTAATTTTGGATCAGTATCGGAACCCTGAATTTAAGAGGGGGCCATTTCTAAATAAGAAAAAAATCAAGCTGTTCGCGAAAACGATGATGGAGATGTTCGATGTTCGAGCTCAAAATGAGGACATCATGGCCGGGGCGCTGTCAGGAGGAAACCTCCAGAAGGTGGTTGTGGCTAGAGAGCTGTCGAAAAATCCGAGGCTCCTTCTTGCTTCGCAGCCGACCCGCGGGGTAGATATCGGAGCCATCGAGTTCATCCATCGGGAAATTATTAAACGACGGGATGGCGGTGCAGCCGTTATGGTTGTGTCGGCCGAGCTATCTGAAGTTATGGCTCTTAGTGATCGAATTGCCGTGCTCTATGAAGGGGAAATTGTAGCTGTGCTGGATAATTCGCCAGATTTAACGGAGCAAGAGATTGGCTGTTACATGCTGGGTGTCAAGAAACAGGAACAGGAGGTGGCGCGATGA
- a CDS encoding BMP family ABC transporter substrate-binding protein has protein sequence MKMKKLSVLGVVILSFALILAACGKSNNNSASPSTSSSPSETSSASETPVTPSGEPISAIYFVNSMLGDKSFFDSAQAGIQKAVKELGIKAKTVEGGSNAADWAASLESLVSSGNYNVVVVGTSQMSDITKDLAARYPKVNFIFFDEVIEGVPNVYSMLYSQSEGSFLAGAFAALATTSTELKGANPEKVIGFVGGMDIPIINDFKSGYEQGAHYVDKDVKVVASYIGDFVNAPKGKEIGLAQINSQKADIVFSVASAAGLGTLEGANEKGVYSIGVDANQNPLYPGSVLTSMLKNVDQSIFRAIELLQKGELKLGTNEVLGMKEGGVGLAKDELYEKYVPQSIRDKMKEIEDKLSTGDITVKSSL, from the coding sequence ATGAAAATGAAAAAATTAAGCGTTTTGGGCGTAGTTATCTTGTCATTTGCTTTGATTTTGGCCGCATGTGGTAAATCAAATAACAATTCGGCTTCTCCTTCAACCTCTTCTTCACCTAGCGAAACATCTTCAGCTTCCGAAACACCAGTGACGCCAAGTGGAGAACCAATCAGTGCAATCTATTTTGTTAACAGCATGCTAGGCGACAAGAGCTTCTTCGACTCTGCACAAGCTGGTATCCAGAAAGCAGTTAAAGAGCTCGGAATTAAAGCTAAAACCGTAGAAGGCGGTTCTAATGCAGCGGACTGGGCAGCAAGTCTAGAGTCCCTCGTGTCCAGCGGTAATTATAATGTTGTTGTTGTCGGAACGAGCCAAATGTCCGATATTACCAAGGATTTAGCTGCACGTTACCCTAAAGTGAACTTTATCTTCTTCGATGAAGTTATCGAAGGAGTTCCGAACGTATATTCCATGCTTTATTCCCAAAGCGAAGGCTCATTCTTAGCAGGTGCTTTTGCAGCATTGGCTACAACGAGCACAGAGCTTAAAGGCGCTAACCCAGAGAAAGTCATTGGATTTGTAGGCGGTATGGACATTCCAATCATTAACGATTTCAAATCAGGCTATGAGCAAGGCGCGCACTACGTAGACAAAGATGTAAAGGTTGTTGCTTCCTACATTGGAGATTTCGTTAACGCACCTAAGGGCAAAGAAATTGGCTTGGCTCAAATCAATTCGCAAAAAGCAGATATCGTGTTCAGCGTAGCATCAGCTGCTGGTCTTGGTACTTTGGAAGGCGCTAACGAGAAGGGCGTTTACTCCATCGGTGTTGACGCTAACCAAAACCCACTTTACCCAGGAAGTGTTCTGACATCGATGCTCAAGAACGTAGACCAATCTATTTTCCGTGCTATCGAATTGTTGCAGAAGGGCGAGCTTAAGCTCGGCACGAATGAAGTTCTAGGCATGAAAGAAGGCGGCGTTGGTCTTGCGAAGGACGAGCTTTACGAGAAATATGTACCACAGTCGATCAGAGACAAGATGAAAGAAATTGAGGACAAGCTCTCTACTGGAGATATTACTGTCAAATCGTCTCTGTAG
- a CDS encoding ABC transporter permease — MVWQTIWGQIVDLSLFAVLLRLMTPILLAALGGLISDIGGVINIGLEGLMLMSAFTSIAVGSSTGSWVVGVLAGVGVSMLVSYGMGFFSLKMKVDIIITGFAVNIFGSGFTIFLMSKIYGLTGNYSPSGAPRIPLVKIPFIEDVPVLGKLLSGHSLMVWIAVLSVFFCLFLIYKTPYGVHLRSVGEAPYAAQSLGIPIKRIQYSALAWSGAFAGLAGAFMSNGLTNMFVKDMTAGTGFLALAVVLLGNRNPIGILIGSIIFGLASALATIVQTVPNSPIPSQFIQMIPYVVTILALVFFALQNKRRLATLA; from the coding sequence ATGGTGTGGCAAACGATTTGGGGCCAAATCGTAGACCTGTCGCTTTTTGCAGTGCTTCTTCGCTTGATGACACCGATTCTACTGGCAGCATTGGGTGGGCTTATATCGGATATTGGCGGTGTCATTAACATCGGGCTCGAAGGATTGATGTTGATGTCGGCGTTCACCTCGATTGCGGTTGGCTCGAGCACTGGAAGCTGGGTCGTCGGAGTGCTAGCTGGGGTTGGCGTATCCATGCTCGTCAGCTACGGGATGGGATTCTTCTCGCTCAAGATGAAGGTCGACATTATTATTACAGGCTTCGCTGTAAATATTTTTGGCTCGGGCTTTACGATCTTCCTGATGAGTAAAATTTATGGATTGACTGGGAACTATTCACCGAGCGGCGCTCCGCGTATTCCACTCGTGAAAATCCCCTTTATCGAGGACGTGCCTGTGCTTGGCAAGCTGCTGAGTGGACATAGTCTCATGGTGTGGATCGCAGTGCTGTCAGTCTTCTTCTGCTTATTCTTGATTTACAAAACTCCTTATGGTGTTCATCTTCGCTCCGTTGGGGAAGCGCCGTATGCGGCTCAATCTCTAGGAATTCCGATCAAGCGCATTCAGTATTCGGCGCTGGCATGGAGTGGTGCGTTCGCAGGCCTGGCAGGCGCATTCATGTCTAATGGTTTAACTAACATGTTCGTTAAGGATATGACGGCTGGAACCGGATTTCTAGCATTGGCTGTCGTGCTGCTCGGCAATCGGAATCCCATTGGAATTCTAATCGGATCGATTATATTCGGCTTGGCTAGTGCTTTGGCGACAATCGTGCAGACTGTTCCGAATTCACCTATTCCAAGTCAGTTTATTCAGATGATTCCTTATGTTGTAACGATACTCGCGCTTGTGTTCTTCGCATTACAGAATAAGAGAAGACTCGCCACTCTGGCTTAA
- a CDS encoding nucleoside hydrolase, with amino-acid sequence MKSIILDVDTGIDDTMAIAYAAHSPELQLLGLTTLFGNVSVEESTRNSLYVLEMLGREEVEVYAGAGKPFARDNVLGYAKHVHGEDGLGGALQDAIPKRTAGSMTAAQFMINQVRSKPGEVTIIAVGPMTNLALAIQADPEFVTLVDQVVIMGGSVTVKGNVSPYAEANIRSDPEAAKYVFQSGLPITLVGLDVTMKTLLPRTRLQEWRNKDTKLSQFVADAADFYMNAYETWNPGIGGCALHDPLAVGMVIDPSFCRTEAMHVEVDVGEGSPSLGRTYAVEQTDSTKSPNINVCLEVDAERFLEHFMNRTV; translated from the coding sequence ATGAAATCAATTATTTTGGATGTAGATACGGGTATTGACGATACAATGGCTATTGCTTATGCGGCGCATTCTCCAGAGCTACAGTTACTAGGTCTGACAACATTGTTCGGTAACGTATCTGTAGAGGAATCAACTCGTAATTCTTTATACGTGCTTGAGATGCTTGGACGCGAGGAAGTTGAGGTTTATGCGGGTGCAGGTAAGCCGTTTGCCCGTGATAACGTGTTGGGTTATGCCAAGCATGTGCACGGAGAGGATGGACTGGGCGGTGCGTTGCAAGACGCTATACCCAAAAGAACAGCAGGCTCGATGACCGCTGCTCAATTTATGATCAATCAGGTACGCAGTAAGCCGGGGGAAGTAACGATTATCGCGGTTGGCCCGATGACGAACCTAGCTTTAGCTATTCAAGCGGATCCAGAATTCGTTACGTTGGTTGATCAGGTTGTTATTATGGGTGGCTCTGTGACAGTGAAAGGTAATGTTAGCCCTTATGCTGAAGCAAATATTCGGAGTGATCCGGAAGCCGCTAAGTATGTTTTCCAGTCTGGACTGCCAATTACGTTGGTTGGGCTGGATGTCACGATGAAGACGCTGCTGCCTCGTACGAGATTGCAGGAATGGAGAAACAAGGATACTAAGCTATCACAATTCGTGGCAGATGCTGCGGATTTCTATATGAATGCGTATGAGACTTGGAACCCTGGAATTGGTGGATGTGCCCTGCATGATCCTCTAGCTGTTGGTATGGTTATCGATCCTTCATTCTGCCGGACAGAAGCTATGCATGTGGAAGTCGATGTAGGGGAAGGTTCCCCTTCTCTTGGTAGAACTTATGCTGTTGAGCAAACAGACTCAACAAAGTCGCCAAACATCAACGTCTGTCTCGAAGTGGATGCGGAACGGTTTCTAGAGCATTTTATGAATCGCACTGTTTAA
- a CDS encoding nucleoside hydrolase → MSTDRRKIIIDCDPGHDDAIAILLAAGNPKVELIGITTVAGNAELDKTTINALKVCEIAGLNEVPVAKGAAQPLVKKRETAADIHGDSGMDGPILPAPTKQILGEHAVDFIIQKLLESDGDITLVPTGPLTNIAMALRKEPAIVPKIREIVVMGGGTFGNWTPAAEFNIFVDAEAAKVVFESGVPLTMFGLDLTHQALATPEIQERIKAIDSPVSDFVVELLKFFMHTYKEVFGFDGAPIHDACCVMYCIDPSVFTCRKLNVEIETKGEFTYGMTVVDTLGVTGKEANVNVALGLDTDKFWSIMIDALSSYSDKK, encoded by the coding sequence ATGAGTACAGACAGAAGGAAAATTATTATTGACTGTGATCCAGGACATGATGATGCTATTGCGATTTTACTTGCTGCGGGAAACCCTAAGGTGGAGCTGATTGGGATTACTACCGTTGCAGGAAATGCGGAGCTTGATAAAACGACAATTAATGCTCTAAAGGTATGCGAAATAGCTGGATTAAATGAAGTGCCCGTCGCCAAAGGTGCAGCACAGCCGCTAGTAAAGAAGCGGGAAACAGCGGCTGACATCCATGGAGACAGTGGAATGGATGGTCCTATATTACCGGCACCGACGAAGCAAATTCTTGGAGAGCACGCGGTTGATTTTATCATTCAGAAGCTTCTCGAGTCCGATGGCGATATTACGCTCGTTCCTACTGGACCGTTGACGAATATCGCGATGGCGTTGCGGAAAGAGCCGGCAATCGTACCTAAGATTCGGGAGATTGTTGTCATGGGTGGGGGCACTTTCGGCAATTGGACACCAGCAGCTGAATTTAATATTTTCGTCGATGCGGAAGCGGCAAAGGTTGTCTTCGAGAGTGGTGTGCCGCTTACGATGTTTGGACTAGATCTGACCCATCAGGCGCTGGCAACACCGGAAATCCAGGAACGAATCAAGGCCATTGATAGTCCGGTATCCGATTTCGTAGTAGAGTTGCTGAAATTTTTCATGCATACTTATAAGGAAGTATTCGGCTTCGATGGCGCGCCAATTCATGATGCCTGCTGCGTTATGTACTGTATTGATCCGTCGGTATTTACTTGCCGCAAGTTGAACGTGGAAATCGAAACTAAAGGTGAATTTACGTATGGAATGACAGTAGTAGATACACTCGGTGTAACCGGTAAAGAGGCGAACGTTAATGTAGCGCTTGGACTGGACACCGACAAATTTTGGAGCATCATGATTGACGCGTTATCCAGCTACTCAGATAAGAAATAA
- the rbsK gene encoding ribokinase → MSAQIVVVGSLNMDMVVSLNHRPERGETVLGSGFFMNAGGKGANQAVAARKLGATVAMIGKLGEDLFADQLLNNLEQIGVDCSGIEKIKGEATGVAFVTLDPEGDNSIVVAPGANLRLTPDDVRKQEELIKQAKLLMVQLEIPLETVKEAIAIARKHKVPVLLDPAPAQPLSEDLLSLVDYIVPNEKEIAQLTGIDVYDQLTAKLAAVELLRKGVSTVYAKLGEKGIVVVNANSTSFVDSYKVKAVDSTAAGDAFAGAVGAAIVSGKDIWAAAKFASAIGAITVTSKGAQASMPSLEQAEQFIKQEAHNQS, encoded by the coding sequence ATGAGTGCTCAGATTGTGGTAGTGGGGAGTCTGAACATGGATATGGTCGTAAGCTTGAACCATCGTCCAGAGCGGGGAGAAACCGTGTTAGGTAGTGGCTTCTTTATGAATGCTGGGGGCAAGGGAGCCAATCAAGCTGTCGCGGCCCGAAAGCTGGGAGCTACAGTCGCCATGATAGGCAAATTGGGCGAAGACCTGTTTGCGGACCAATTGCTAAACAATTTGGAGCAAATTGGAGTCGATTGCAGCGGAATTGAGAAGATTAAAGGAGAAGCAACAGGCGTAGCCTTCGTTACCCTTGATCCAGAAGGTGATAACAGCATCGTCGTTGCACCAGGCGCTAACCTCCGACTTACTCCGGACGATGTTCGCAAGCAGGAAGAGCTAATCAAGCAGGCAAAGCTGCTGATGGTACAGCTGGAAATTCCGTTGGAGACAGTGAAAGAGGCAATCGCTATTGCAAGGAAGCATAAGGTTCCTGTTCTACTGGACCCGGCTCCGGCGCAGCCGTTGTCGGAGGATCTGCTAAGTCTGGTGGATTATATTGTTCCTAATGAGAAGGAAATTGCCCAGCTGACTGGCATCGACGTCTATGATCAGCTGACTGCTAAGCTTGCAGCCGTTGAGCTGCTTCGCAAAGGTGTCTCAACCGTCTATGCCAAGCTAGGAGAGAAAGGGATCGTCGTCGTTAATGCGAACAGCACCTCTTTCGTAGATTCTTACAAAGTGAAGGCAGTTGATTCTACGGCTGCTGGAGATGCTTTTGCCGGTGCAGTAGGAGCCGCGATCGTGAGCGGTAAAGATATTTGGGCGGCGGCGAAGTTTGCTTCTGCTATCGGCGCGATTACGGTGACCAGCAAAGGAGCACAAGCCTCCATGCCTAGTCTAGAGCAAGCCGAGCAATTTATTAAACAGGAAGCACACAATCAGTCATAA